In Macadamia integrifolia cultivar HAES 741 chromosome 12, SCU_Mint_v3, whole genome shotgun sequence, the following are encoded in one genomic region:
- the LOC122058345 gene encoding spermatogenesis-associated protein 20 isoform X1 has protein sequence MVIVRELCSITLISLIHLNRFGPLGRKPIRISNPSFSTSSLSSLLSFVSPCRHIHVHKVLAMAEQTLNPTQSHKHTNRLAREHSPYLLQHAHNPVDWYPWGEEAFQEARRRDVPIFLSIGYSTCHWCHVMEVESFEDEGVAKLLNDLFVSIKVDREERPDVDKVYMTYVQALYGGGGWPLSVFLSPDLNPLMGGTYFPPDDKYGRPGFKTILRKVKDAWETKKDVLAKSGAFAIEQLSEALAASASSNKLPDGLPQKALQLCAEQLSGSYDPQFGGFGSAPKFPRPVEIQLMMYQSKKLEEAGKSSESNNKMVLFSLQCMARGGIHDHIGGGFHRYSVDECWHVPHFEKMLYDQGQLANVYLDSFSITGDTFYSCVARDILDYLRREMIGEGGEIYSAEDADSAEFEGASRKKEGAFYVWTSQEVEDIVGEHANIFKDHYYVKPSGNCDLSQISDPHHEFKGKNVLIERNDTSTLASKLGISKDEYLDILGACRKKLFDARSKRPRPHLDDKVIVSWNGLAMSAFARASQILKGEAEGTKYCFPVVGCTPKEYLEVGEKAASFIKKQLYDERTQRLTHSFRNGPSKAPGFLDDYAFLISGLLDLYESGGGTSWLSWAIELQNTQDELFMDREGGGYFNTPGEDPSVLLRVKEDHDGAEPSGNSVSVINLVRLASMVTGSRSVYYKNNAEHLLAVFESRLKDMAMAIPLMCCAADMLSVPSRKQVVLVGHKPSADFDGMIAAAHASYDPNKTVIHVDPSNKEDMEFWESNNENIAMMAKSNTAADKVVALVCQNFMCSSPVTDPESLKALLKQKPSIPV, from the exons ATGGTGATAGTCAGAGAACTCTGCTCCATTACCCTCATCTCTCTCATCCATCTTAATCGCTTTGGCCCTCTGGGAAGAAAACCCATAAGAATTTCGAATCCATCGTTTTCTACTTCATCGCTTTCTTCACTCCTATCGTTTGTATCTCCCTGTCGTCACATTCACGTTCACAAGGTCCTGGCCATGGCcgaacaaaccctaaacccaactcAATCTCACAAGCACACCAATCGTCTTGCCAGAGAACACAGTCCCTACCTTCTTCAGCACGCTCACAACCCG gTTGATTGGTACCCATGGGGAGAGGAAGCTTTCCAGGAAGCGCGAAGGAGAGACGTTCCCATCTTCTTATCGA TTGGATACAGCACCTGTCACTG GTGTCATGTCATGGAGGTGGAGTCTTTCGAGGATGAAGGGGTCGCCAAATTGTTGAATGACTTGTTTGTTAGTATCAAG GTGGATCGTGAGGAACGACCAGATGTGGATAAG GTGTACATGACATATGTGCAAGCACTATATGGTGGAGGTGGTTGGCCACTGAGTGTGTTCCTTTCGCCAGATCTGAATCCTTTAATGGGAGGAACATACTTCCCCCCAGATGATAAATATGGAAGACCGGGCTTTAAAACTATACTCAG GAAGGTCAAAGATGCTtgggaaacaaaaaaagatgtgCTTGCTAAGAGTGGAGCCTTTGCAATAGAGCAATTGTCAGAAGCACTGGCTGCAAGTGCCAGTTCCAATAAGTTACCAGACGGGCTTCCCCAAAAGGCTTTACAACTGTGCGCTGAACAA CTTTCTGGAAGTTATGATCCGCAATTTGGTGGATTTGGATCTGCCCCGAAGTTTCCTAGACCTGTAGAGATTCAGCTAATGATGTATCAGTCAAAGAAGCTGGAGGAAGCTGGGAAATCAAGtgaatcaaataataaaatgGTGCTTTTTAGCTTGCAATGCATGGCAAGAGGTGGCATCCATGATCATATTGGAGGTGGTTTTCATCGATATAGTGTTGATGAATGCTGGCATG TTCCACACTTCGAGAAAATGTTGTATGATCAAGGGCAGCTTGCTAATGTTTATTTGGATTCTTTTTCCATTACGGGAGATACCTTCTATTCATGTGTGGCTCGGGATATCCTGGActatttgaggagagagatgatTGGAGAAGGTGGTGAAATTTATTCAGCAGAAGATGCAGATAGTGCTGAATTTGAGGGTGCTTCGAGAAAAAAGGAAGGAGCATTCTATGTTTGGACGAGTCAGGAG GTTGAAGATATAGTTGGAGAACATGCAAATATTTTCAAAGATCATTATTACGTAAAACCTTCAGGGAACTGTGACCTTTCACAAATCAGTGACCCCCACCATGaattcaaagggaagaatgTACTCATAGAGAGAAATGATACTTCTACATTGGCATCAAAGCTGGGAATTTCCAAGGATGAATATTTGGATATTTTAGGAGCCTGCCGAAAAAAGCTTTTTGATGCAAGATCAAAACGGCCACGGCCACATTTAGATGATAAG GTAATTGTTTCGTGGAACGGGCTTGCTATGTCAGCCTTTGCAAGAGCTTCTCAGATTCTCAAGGGAGAAGCTGAAGGGACCAAGTATTGCTTTCCTGTTGTTGGGTGCACT CCTAAAGAATACCTGGAAGTTGGAGAAAAGGCAGCATCTTTTATCAAGAAGCAGCTTTACGATGAGAGAACACAGAGACTGACGCATAGCTTTCGGAATGGTCCATCTAAAGCACCTGGATTTTTAGATGATTATGCCTTTCTAATATCTGGTTTGCTGGATCTTTATGAGAGTGGTGGTGGGACCAGCTGGCTATCGTGGGCAATCGAGCTGCAAAATACCCAG GATGAATTGTTTATGGATAGAGAGGGGGGAGGGTATTTTAATACACCCGGTGAAGATCCTTCTGTCCTGCTCCGTGTGAAGGAAGATCATGATGGGGCGGAGCCTTCTGGAAATTCAGTATCAGTGATCAATCTTGTTAGATTGGCATCCATGGTTACAGGAAGCAGGTCCGTCTATTACAAGAACAATGCAGAACATCTGCTG GCAGTTTTTGAATCACGCTTGAAAGATATGGCTATGGCCATTCCCTTGATGTGCTGTGCAGCAGACATGCTCTCTGTTCCTTCCAGGAAGCAGGTTGTCTTGGTTGGCCATAAACCAAGTGCGGATTTTGATGGAATGATTGCTGCTGCTCATGCATCTTATGATCCTAACAAAACT GTTATTCATGTGGATCCCAGCAATAAGGAAGACATGGAGTTCTGGGAAAGCAACAATGAAAACATAGCCATGATGGCAAAGAGCAATACTGCAGCAGACAAGGTGGTGGCTCTTGTCTGCCAGAACTTTATGTGCAGTTCTCCTGTTACTGACCCTGAGTCTCTCAAGGCCTTGCTCAAACAGAAGCCCTCTATTCCTGTTTAG
- the LOC122058345 gene encoding spermatogenesis-associated protein 20 isoform X2, producing the protein MVIVRELCSITLISLIHLNRFGPLGRKPIRISNPSFSTSSLSSLLSFVSPCRHIHVHKVLAMAEQTLNPTQSHKHTNRLAREHSPYLLQHAHNPVDWYPWGEEAFQEARRRDVPIFLSIGYSTCHWCHVMEVESFEDEGVAKLLNDLFVSIKFLCNRWIVRNDQMWIRKVKDAWETKKDVLAKSGAFAIEQLSEALAASASSNKLPDGLPQKALQLCAEQLSGSYDPQFGGFGSAPKFPRPVEIQLMMYQSKKLEEAGKSSESNNKMVLFSLQCMARGGIHDHIGGGFHRYSVDECWHVPHFEKMLYDQGQLANVYLDSFSITGDTFYSCVARDILDYLRREMIGEGGEIYSAEDADSAEFEGASRKKEGAFYVWTSQEVEDIVGEHANIFKDHYYVKPSGNCDLSQISDPHHEFKGKNVLIERNDTSTLASKLGISKDEYLDILGACRKKLFDARSKRPRPHLDDKVIVSWNGLAMSAFARASQILKGEAEGTKYCFPVVGCTPKEYLEVGEKAASFIKKQLYDERTQRLTHSFRNGPSKAPGFLDDYAFLISGLLDLYESGGGTSWLSWAIELQNTQDELFMDREGGGYFNTPGEDPSVLLRVKEDHDGAEPSGNSVSVINLVRLASMVTGSRSVYYKNNAEHLLAVFESRLKDMAMAIPLMCCAADMLSVPSRKQVVLVGHKPSADFDGMIAAAHASYDPNKTVIHVDPSNKEDMEFWESNNENIAMMAKSNTAADKVVALVCQNFMCSSPVTDPESLKALLKQKPSIPV; encoded by the exons ATGGTGATAGTCAGAGAACTCTGCTCCATTACCCTCATCTCTCTCATCCATCTTAATCGCTTTGGCCCTCTGGGAAGAAAACCCATAAGAATTTCGAATCCATCGTTTTCTACTTCATCGCTTTCTTCACTCCTATCGTTTGTATCTCCCTGTCGTCACATTCACGTTCACAAGGTCCTGGCCATGGCcgaacaaaccctaaacccaactcAATCTCACAAGCACACCAATCGTCTTGCCAGAGAACACAGTCCCTACCTTCTTCAGCACGCTCACAACCCG gTTGATTGGTACCCATGGGGAGAGGAAGCTTTCCAGGAAGCGCGAAGGAGAGACGTTCCCATCTTCTTATCGA TTGGATACAGCACCTGTCACTG GTGTCATGTCATGGAGGTGGAGTCTTTCGAGGATGAAGGGGTCGCCAAATTGTTGAATGACTTGTTTGTTAGTATCAAG TTCCTGTGCAATAGGTGGATCGTGAGGAACGACCAGATGTGGATAAG GAAGGTCAAAGATGCTtgggaaacaaaaaaagatgtgCTTGCTAAGAGTGGAGCCTTTGCAATAGAGCAATTGTCAGAAGCACTGGCTGCAAGTGCCAGTTCCAATAAGTTACCAGACGGGCTTCCCCAAAAGGCTTTACAACTGTGCGCTGAACAA CTTTCTGGAAGTTATGATCCGCAATTTGGTGGATTTGGATCTGCCCCGAAGTTTCCTAGACCTGTAGAGATTCAGCTAATGATGTATCAGTCAAAGAAGCTGGAGGAAGCTGGGAAATCAAGtgaatcaaataataaaatgGTGCTTTTTAGCTTGCAATGCATGGCAAGAGGTGGCATCCATGATCATATTGGAGGTGGTTTTCATCGATATAGTGTTGATGAATGCTGGCATG TTCCACACTTCGAGAAAATGTTGTATGATCAAGGGCAGCTTGCTAATGTTTATTTGGATTCTTTTTCCATTACGGGAGATACCTTCTATTCATGTGTGGCTCGGGATATCCTGGActatttgaggagagagatgatTGGAGAAGGTGGTGAAATTTATTCAGCAGAAGATGCAGATAGTGCTGAATTTGAGGGTGCTTCGAGAAAAAAGGAAGGAGCATTCTATGTTTGGACGAGTCAGGAG GTTGAAGATATAGTTGGAGAACATGCAAATATTTTCAAAGATCATTATTACGTAAAACCTTCAGGGAACTGTGACCTTTCACAAATCAGTGACCCCCACCATGaattcaaagggaagaatgTACTCATAGAGAGAAATGATACTTCTACATTGGCATCAAAGCTGGGAATTTCCAAGGATGAATATTTGGATATTTTAGGAGCCTGCCGAAAAAAGCTTTTTGATGCAAGATCAAAACGGCCACGGCCACATTTAGATGATAAG GTAATTGTTTCGTGGAACGGGCTTGCTATGTCAGCCTTTGCAAGAGCTTCTCAGATTCTCAAGGGAGAAGCTGAAGGGACCAAGTATTGCTTTCCTGTTGTTGGGTGCACT CCTAAAGAATACCTGGAAGTTGGAGAAAAGGCAGCATCTTTTATCAAGAAGCAGCTTTACGATGAGAGAACACAGAGACTGACGCATAGCTTTCGGAATGGTCCATCTAAAGCACCTGGATTTTTAGATGATTATGCCTTTCTAATATCTGGTTTGCTGGATCTTTATGAGAGTGGTGGTGGGACCAGCTGGCTATCGTGGGCAATCGAGCTGCAAAATACCCAG GATGAATTGTTTATGGATAGAGAGGGGGGAGGGTATTTTAATACACCCGGTGAAGATCCTTCTGTCCTGCTCCGTGTGAAGGAAGATCATGATGGGGCGGAGCCTTCTGGAAATTCAGTATCAGTGATCAATCTTGTTAGATTGGCATCCATGGTTACAGGAAGCAGGTCCGTCTATTACAAGAACAATGCAGAACATCTGCTG GCAGTTTTTGAATCACGCTTGAAAGATATGGCTATGGCCATTCCCTTGATGTGCTGTGCAGCAGACATGCTCTCTGTTCCTTCCAGGAAGCAGGTTGTCTTGGTTGGCCATAAACCAAGTGCGGATTTTGATGGAATGATTGCTGCTGCTCATGCATCTTATGATCCTAACAAAACT GTTATTCATGTGGATCCCAGCAATAAGGAAGACATGGAGTTCTGGGAAAGCAACAATGAAAACATAGCCATGATGGCAAAGAGCAATACTGCAGCAGACAAGGTGGTGGCTCTTGTCTGCCAGAACTTTATGTGCAGTTCTCCTGTTACTGACCCTGAGTCTCTCAAGGCCTTGCTCAAACAGAAGCCCTCTATTCCTGTTTAG